One genomic segment of Rivularia sp. PCC 7116 includes these proteins:
- a CDS encoding NAD(P)H dehydrogenase subunit NdhS, translated as MILPGATVRVKNPADTYYRMSGLVQRVTNGKVAVLFEGGNWDKLITFRLSELEPVDPTAGRKKAK; from the coding sequence ATGATTTTGCCTGGAGCAACCGTTCGTGTAAAAAACCCCGCAGATACTTATTACCGCATGAGCGGACTTGTACAACGAGTAACCAACGGTAAAGTAGCTGTACTATTTGAAGGTGGTAATTGGGATAAATTAATTACCTTCAGACTAAGTGAATTAGAGCCTGTAGACCCTACGGCAGGACGCAAAAAAGCCAAATAA
- the rodA gene encoding rod shape-determining protein RodA, protein MLLKKSRYSRNRNRWQNLFKPWHQVDLLLFLLPIAVSIFGGFMIFSTELSQGETKWLSHFSMASVGFLIALLIARSCYEVLRQWHWVTFALTNASLIAVMAIGVSAKGAQRWISIGSFNVQPSEFAKIGAIITLAALLNKRTASTLPNFFRALAVTAVPWGLVFLQPDLATSLVFAAIVLAMLYWANANPGWLILLVSPVVAAILFSIPWPWTEPLVLAKGIFLTPLGLIWSLTMALIGWRTLPGKKFGLGGIGALSLNLLGGELGIFAWNNVLREYQKGRITSFLNPEQDPLGTGYHLIQSRIAIGAGKWFGWGPFNGPMTQLNFVPEQHTDFIFSAVGEEFGFIGCLVLLLVFCLICQRLLHVALTAKDNFGSLIAIGVLAMIVFQMAVNIGMTIGLAPVAGIPLPFMSYGNSAMLSNFIAIGLVESVANFRNLKKY, encoded by the coding sequence ATGTTACTAAAAAAGTCACGCTACTCACGAAACAGAAATCGCTGGCAGAATTTATTTAAGCCCTGGCACCAAGTAGACTTACTGCTATTTTTGCTGCCCATTGCCGTCAGCATATTTGGCGGCTTTATGATTTTCAGTACGGAATTAAGCCAAGGAGAAACTAAGTGGTTGTCGCACTTCTCAATGGCAAGTGTCGGTTTCTTAATAGCTTTGCTGATAGCCCGCAGTTGCTATGAAGTTCTTCGACAGTGGCACTGGGTTACTTTTGCTTTAACCAACGCCAGCCTGATTGCAGTAATGGCGATAGGTGTTAGTGCTAAAGGGGCGCAACGTTGGATTAGTATTGGTAGTTTCAATGTCCAACCATCAGAATTTGCGAAGATAGGAGCGATTATTACTTTAGCTGCACTGTTAAACAAGCGCACGGCTTCAACTCTTCCCAACTTTTTCCGGGCTTTGGCAGTAACGGCAGTTCCTTGGGGATTAGTATTTTTGCAGCCAGATTTAGCAACATCATTGGTATTTGCCGCGATTGTATTAGCAATGCTTTATTGGGCAAATGCCAATCCAGGTTGGTTAATCCTATTAGTTTCTCCAGTGGTAGCAGCGATTTTATTTAGCATACCTTGGCCTTGGACTGAACCATTAGTGCTTGCTAAAGGGATATTCCTTACACCTTTGGGGTTAATTTGGTCTCTGACTATGGCATTGATAGGCTGGCGTACTCTACCTGGGAAAAAATTCGGTTTGGGAGGTATTGGTGCGCTAAGTTTAAATCTGTTAGGTGGAGAATTGGGAATCTTTGCTTGGAACAACGTACTTAGAGAATACCAAAAAGGCAGAATCACCTCCTTTCTAAATCCAGAACAAGATCCCCTCGGTACCGGCTATCACTTGATTCAGTCTCGTATCGCCATTGGTGCAGGTAAATGGTTTGGTTGGGGTCCGTTCAACGGTCCGATGACTCAGTTGAATTTCGTGCCCGAACAGCATACTGACTTTATTTTCTCAGCAGTTGGGGAAGAATTTGGTTTTATCGGTTGTTTGGTATTATTGCTGGTATTTTGTTTAATTTGTCAAAGGTTATTGCATGTTGCCCTAACAGCTAAAGATAATTTCGGCTCATTAATAGCAATTGGCGTTTTGGCAATGATTGTATTCCAGATGGCTGTTAATATTGGAATGACCATAGGGTTAGCACCAGTAGCAGGAATACCTTTACCATTTATGAGTTACGGTAATTCAGCAATGCTATCCAACTTTATTGCTATAGGATTGGTTGAATCAGTAGCGAACTTTCGCAATCTCAAGAAGTATTAA
- a CDS encoding Mrp/NBP35 family ATP-binding protein, which translates to MQDVLCASSVLDVLRPVQDPELRKSLVELNMIRNVKIEDGKVSFTLVLTTPACPLREFIVEDCQKAVRQLRGVADVSIEVTAETPQQKSLPDRNGVPGIKNIIAVSSGKGGVGKSTVAVNIAVALAQTGAKVGLLDADIYGPNDPTMLGLETAQINVRQGEKGEILEPAFNHGVKLVSMGFLIDRDQPVIWRGPMLNGVIRQFLYQVEWGELDYLIVDMPPGTGDAQLTLTQAVPIAGAVIVTTPQNVALLDSRKGLRMFQQMKVPVLGIIENMSYFIPPDMPEKQYDIFGSGGGLKTATELGIPLLGCVPLEISTRVGGDKGIPIVIADPESASAIALKEISLAIAGKVSVAALT; encoded by the coding sequence ATGCAAGATGTTCTTTGTGCAAGTTCGGTTTTAGATGTATTGCGACCGGTACAAGACCCGGAACTTCGTAAAAGTCTAGTAGAACTAAATATGATTCGTAACGTCAAAATCGAAGATGGGAAAGTTAGCTTTACTTTGGTTTTGACTACACCTGCTTGCCCTTTACGAGAATTTATTGTCGAAGATTGTCAAAAAGCTGTGAGACAGCTTCGGGGAGTTGCGGATGTATCAATAGAAGTTACGGCAGAAACACCCCAACAGAAAAGCTTACCCGACCGTAATGGGGTACCTGGAATCAAAAATATTATTGCCGTTTCTAGCGGTAAAGGCGGTGTTGGTAAAAGTACTGTAGCCGTCAATATCGCAGTAGCATTGGCTCAAACCGGAGCTAAAGTCGGTTTGCTAGATGCCGATATTTACGGACCTAACGACCCGACAATGTTAGGACTTGAAACCGCACAAATTAACGTGCGTCAAGGTGAAAAAGGTGAGATATTAGAACCTGCTTTCAATCATGGTGTCAAATTAGTTTCAATGGGTTTTCTAATCGACCGAGATCAACCCGTAATTTGGCGCGGACCAATGCTGAATGGAGTAATTCGTCAATTTTTATATCAAGTGGAATGGGGTGAACTAGACTACTTAATTGTAGATATGCCCCCAGGAACGGGTGATGCCCAGTTGACATTGACACAAGCAGTACCTATTGCTGGTGCTGTTATAGTAACTACTCCCCAGAACGTAGCTTTACTCGATTCGCGTAAAGGCTTGCGGATGTTTCAGCAGATGAAAGTACCAGTTTTGGGGATTATTGAAAATATGAGTTATTTTATACCTCCAGATATGCCAGAAAAACAGTATGATATTTTCGGTTCTGGTGGTGGTTTAAAAACAGCTACCGAACTAGGAATACCTCTGTTAGGGTGCGTACCGTTGGAAATATCTACAAGAGTTGGCGGAGATAAGGGAATTCCTATAGTTATAGCCGACCCAGAATCAGCATCGGCAATTGCTTTAAAAGAAATTTCTTTAGCGATCGCAGGAAAAGTATCAGTGGCTGCCCTTACATAA